AATCCTGGGCACTCAGGCAAATCACTGCTGATGAACAACTTCATCAGATCAGGTTGAGTATGATAGATGCTCTCCTCGTTGTAGGACATGGTCAGTCTTTCGATCTTATCCTGGAGTTCCTCCTTTTGCTTTAGGCTAAGCTTTGTTTTTTTACCTTCTTCTAATTCTGTCCAAAAGCTTCGCTTAAGCTCAAAAGCTCGAAGAGCTTTAGCGAGTCAACTACCTCTGCTTGAGCCTCCAAAGAGAAAGATGAACAGCCGTTTGATCCCCATCAAAGAATAGTGAAAGATGTGTTATAAAGCATTATAGAAGGGTTAAAAAAAAAAGATCTATTAACCAAAGCTTTTTGAAAGAGAAAAGACCTGATATGCCAGAAAAGTAAAAAAAGTAAAGGGCTAACGTGGAGCTCCCATTCCGAATCAAAGAGAAACTATAAGAGAAGACCATGCTACCAGTCCTAGCTGGCACCGAAGCCAAGGGAAAGCATTTGAACAATAGGAATGAAAGAAGAGCTTAATCTACGAGATTCCGGATTGGAAGCGGGTCCGATATCCGATCTCCCACTGACGTAGGAGACTAGTCTCGACCAGTTCTTTCATAGGTCCTTCCTTATCCACACGAAGGAGGGTTTAGACTTGGAGCTTTAGGATACCACGCCACACACCTCATCTGGGAATCGGAAGCGAAAAAACCCAAACCGGTTTTTTAATGTGGTGGAAGTCAACCTTTTTGCGGTTTCATAATCAGGTTGGGTTTATGAAGCCCGAATGACCTTGCGGGCAGATCGTGCTGTTGTTAGCCTCAATGTCGTCTCGTGGGTAGCAAGGTCAGTTTTGTGTCGCTCGCATCCATTTTTGAAGTGAGTTCTTGCCTATATAGTTTGCTTTCTAAGCACAGATCATAGGTATTGGATGTATCGTTAGGTTGTGCCGAGTCAAATCTGCTCCTCTTTTTCCGTTGCAGAAAAGAGATCCCTTCCCCCCGCTTTCAAAAATGATGAATATGAAGTCTGGAAGGCTGCAGGTACTATGGATCCTCTGACTCCCAATCGGGTTGCCTTCCCGGGTCTCGCCGGTGTTGCCTGTAGGTCGTGATGTGCCTTGAGATGGCCGTCTCCTGTCCCCCTGCCGGTGGGGAATCCGCTCCCGGGGTCGTCGCTCTGCTGCGTCTGGCCCGTCCTCTAGGCACCTTTGGAAGGCAGGGAGTGTGACAACGTACACGCTTCCCTTTATTCCATAGGGCCTTCTCATCAGTTGCAGGGTTTGGTGGCCCGAAATTGACTTGGCTTCGCCAAAAGGCCTCATCTCTATAAGCCCGGCTCGCGAGGCGTCCCTCTCGCAGTAGGTGCTTCTTGCTCGCCTCGCTCTTGTGACATGCTATGTTTCCCTTTTTCATTCCCAAGTAAAGGGTGAGTCCCATGCCTTAGTTTGTGGATCGCGGTCTCACACACTAATCCCTACAGGTGCCCGTAGTAGGCCGGCCGCCCTACCTAAACCAATCATCATATCGGTCCCTAAGCCCCATTGCTGGAAAGGCTCGGCTTCAAAACCGTACGTGGAGCTTCCGCCTCATACGGCTCCTCTAGGGATGGAAGTAGGCCCAGCCCAGGCTTGTGCGGTTAAGGTTGTTGTACAGTCAAAAAAAAAAAGAAAGAAGAGAAAAGCGATTATTCATCGCGCACACCCCATTTTTCATGGAGATTCTTCTTTGTAAAGAGAAACGAAAGATCTCCAAATGGCATCCGTGATACGACGATATGGACCGCTACGGTGTGTGCCATAGTTTTCCATAACGTAGAGATAGTCTTGATATTTAGACTTAGATAAAGGGGTCCCCCGAGGATATAATAGAAGGCCTCTGATCTGATGGCGTTTGTTAAATAGGGATTCCGGGGAATACCGATCAGACAGAATAGCCCGTTCCATCTTTTTTTAATAAGTCATTTATGAAGTCGCTAAAGCGAAGTTTTTGGAAAGACAATAGACTCGTTTCTGGGGGTAGGGGCTTCCCTATTCAATTGATCGCCAGACGATCACTCAGTTCTTGTTGTCTATGATCGTCCGGCATCAGAGGATCATAATGAAAAGGGTGGTGGGGAGCGGGGGCGGGTTCCGGCGGTTGGTTGACACTACCCCCCGGAAGAGTCCGGCCCAAAGATTTGCTCTAGGACTCTCGCCAACCCGGCTGGGCCGGAAGCTCCCGATGGAGCCATCATGTGAAAGCTCATTACAAAGAAGGAATGAAGGCCCGCTCCAAGGAGGCACAAGCCCAATCCTTCCAAGCCAAAGAGTCTGGAGAGGACGCGGGATAAGAGAGAGATTCCCGCTTTGGAAAGTTTGATAGAAATCAAAAACCCCATAAAAGAAAAAAAGAAAGCGCAAGAACCCAAAGAAGAATCTATTATTATATAGATTCTGTCTTTTGCTCAACGACTGAAAAAGAATCACTAGCAAACTAACCAAAGCAACTAGCAGACTGATCACTAAATAGATACAAATAGGCGCAAATTCTGACATCACCACAGACCAATTTCTTTTCTCGCTCCTTGCAGGCAGAGCGGCATACCGAAAAAAAGAAAAGAAAGGCGATTAGAGAACATTACCCTAACATATAGGCTGGCACATAGAATTTAAGTCCTCTAATGTTTCCCCTATATAACACACATACTTTAACTTGAGATATTCTCATATTAGGGGGGCGCTCTTCGAACTCTAAGCGCTAGTTTTTCCTAGTTTTCGTGGAGCTAGAAAAGAGGACCCTAGCTACTCTCTCTTAAGTAATTTATAGTTATGGTTTTGACTGTAACTCACGCTAAGCCTTGGTAGTTAATAAACCCTCCTATCGCTCGCCTTACACTATCTCCAGTCGAGAAAAAGGAGTCCGCGAGCCAGTGAACAAGGTGAACATTACTGTCTTCTCCAGGCAGCAAACTATCTGTTGAAACCTCCAAAGCTTTCTGACGCATTGTGAAAGCGCTTTTGAGCTTCATATGGACACTCACAAGCCTAGGTTTTCTAACGATTTGGATATATCCAAATGGACGAAATGAGAAATGGATCTTCAATCTACCTGTGGACTGGTATACCTTAGTTTATGGAATGACGTCATCTAAGGCTATTCATCCAGTAGGAAGGAGCTTTTGGATTTCCTTCTTTAGCTTTAGGCTGGGGTTTTTCGCCGATACCGGCTTTCTTGCTTGAACCTAAAACCGTGCTATACCTGCGCCTTAGCTTTAGGGCTCCCAGAGAAGGTTCGATGGTAATCGAGGTTACTTCTAAGTTATATTTCTATTTAAACTGAATGAAAAGTTTCCGCTATCGATTCAAGCCCTTAGCTCTTAACTCATCCACCCAACAGGAAGGCCCCTTACCTACTGTCCCTGGATGGGAAAGGGAGACTATCTTATTTACCTTCTTTCTAGATTTGAATTCTATTTTTTCTTCTTTTATGACTCTTTCTCCCGATGTCGATGTGCCGGCCTCGCCAGTTTCGATCGTGAACCCAAACTCCAGTCTGATTGAGTTTTTTATATTTAAGAAAAAAGAATTCTTCATCTCGGGTGACCATCCTCGTGTGAAACCCTTGATCTTATTTACATATTATGGGCTTCTAATTTCCTTATAATCATAAAGCCATAGGGTATGAAGTCGCTAAAGCGAAGCTTTTGGTAGTTGACTCCCTAAAGCTCGATGAGCTTTTGGTACTACGTCGCTTATTAGAAGCTTTTGTTCACTCGCTACTTGGTATGAAGTCGCTTATTAGAAGCTTTCGGTTTGTGTGCTTTTTTTTTCATTGCCGGGAGAGAGCTTCTGCGCGCTTCCTGGGGTAACTGGATTAGACTCTCCCTATGTACCGTCCTTTGGGTACATAGGTCGAGCTGATCACCTCTGTTCTTTAGCTATTTTATGGGATAGGCACTCCATGATTTGGACTCCTTTGTTACTCAATGGGGGTCTTCAAAAAAAACTTAGTTGGATCATGGGCCATTACCTTCATTATTGATTGACCTTTTCAGAGCAGCAGGCATTAAGCATATTAAAGAGTCCCTTCCCGGGGTAGTTATCTCATCGAATTTGTGTAAACCTCTTATCTTTCAGAACCTGGCCTTTTTCTGCCCCCGACTGTCTCCTAATAGGACTTCGACACCCTGCCAAAAAAAAGTAAGGTCAAAGTCATGTATCCGCTCTCAGATTCGCATGAGCGACTGCTCTCGTCCTGACCGAGATCTATTCTCATCTTGTTTCAAATCTCCCCTCTTACCCTCCACTTTCATGTCCATCAGAGAGAGCTCGCGCATCTTTTCGTTCATCAGGCTAGCGTCTGTCCCGATGATAGAAGTGGAAGGTGATCCATAATCAACGCAGCTTGTTTCAAAGACATCTCTCTCCATTTCGTTAGTGATTATGCCCCAGCGAGTTTGATTGGTCATATATGTCGGATCTTCTTTATTGTGCTTGTCGTGCTGGGACTGCTCTTCCTTAACAACCTCTCTTCCCGCGTTACACTCCTCCGGCTACTTGTACTGATAAGGCTGGGACTAATTGAACTCAGGCTGATTTCTCCTCTTCTGACTGCCCTTCTTCAGGCACAACCATACCTTCTTTTCGGTGGGCAATTCAATTCGATTGATCTTCGGATCCCGCTCGATTGTATTGTAGTCATCGCCGGACCGGAACTCTTCCTCCTAAATCCTTTTTCAATGTACTTTTAAGTTATCCCAAAAACATTATCCAATCCGAACTCACTCTTGCTTTCTCTATCTTAGGTGGGTCAGTCTCGTTCTCTCTTGTCGGTAAGTCTATTTTCCGTGGGGCATGATATTCCAATATTTCGAAATTGCTCCACTTCCTGAGAAAGAAGTCGTCTTGGTATTGGATCCGCTCTTCTGTTAGCATGAACATGAATTAGATTCTATTTGTCTTCTTTATTCTTAAGAGAACCTCCTACCCGAACCATTCTTAAGACCGACAAGCCTTCTCGAATGAGTTCTACTATAGAAGCTTTCAGCGTAGACCCGGGGACAAATCTTTCACTCACTGAGAAGTGAAACCCTGTGACTAGATCGTCCTGAAGACGGGTGCGACGGGAAGAAGTGGCATTTGGAAGTGTTGCTGACTTAACATTTAGGTTTCGACATAACAAAGCTTGCACTGTTTTTTCGCACTTAGGCGCACAGCGTGCCATTGGTAATGATTCTACTACGGTTCCACAAATTTTCAAGCTGACCCTAAGTAATCGTTGTTGTTCATTGGATTCCGGAGGAACTACTTCGTTAGGATTGGGGAATTGCTGCGATTCTTCCTGAATAGCCTGGATTCTCTCGTCGAGAGTCACTTTGAAAGTCTTACCTAAACTCTTCCGACTGAATATGATAAAGCCTATAAAACAACGAGCTACTATCATTTCTTCATTATAGATTGAGATATTCTTCGAACTTGATGCACAAATAGATAGAATAGCAGCAAATAGCATCTTTCTAGCCTGCATCTTCGTGGAACTCTTTCTCATTACGAAAGCTTATCTTTATCTTTCAGCAACTGAACGGGAAGTTTGTTAGGAAAGTTCGAATCGGATGCGCTCGCCCAGCGAGAAAGGCCCTGATCCTGCCAACCAAGGCAAAAGAAAGAAGAGAACGTATGTAGTCGCTTATTAGAAGCTTTTGTTTACACGCTAAAGCTATGCTTTTGGAAAGAACTTCGTATTTTGTTTCTAGGAGTCATGTTTAACCTTGAATGCTATTAATAGATTCTACAGCAATAGTCCCACGGACTCGGAAAGTAATAACGAAAATGGCTAACCCAATAGCAGATTCCGCAGCTGCCACCGTTGGAACCAATAAAGCAAATGATTGACCCATCATATCATCCGAAGAAACAGAAAATACCAAAAAGTTCGAATTTACAGCTAATAACATTGATTCAATTGACATTGACATAATAAGAATATTTCGTCTATTAAGGAGAATTCCCCGAATACCTGAAATAAAGATGATCATAGAAAATGTAAAATATTTGATAGAATCCGTTTTTGGAACGTAGAATGTAAGAGAAATTCAAATGTTATAACTCCACTACGTATAAAAAGAAAGTCTCATGGTACGTTGTCCCCCCCAAGTAATCGGGCTAAACGTTCCCTCGGCAAGAGAGGTAGATTCGCCGATTGAGACAGCTCCCTCATTTTATGCTCTAAGTCCAAGAGCTTTTCCGCCGATGCGGAATCTCCCCCGAGTTTTTTCCATGCATTTTCGTACAAATGGGGGGGGACACTTCTACTTATCCCAGAAGAAAGAAAAATCCCCAACTCACACCGGAGGTTGGCCCGGACATTTGCGAGGTCACCGACGGCTCTCTCTCATTACTTAGGGAATTGAGGGAGGGGATTGGTGCGTCGGAGGGAAGGGGGGCTAAGTCCCCAGGCACGGGGGAAAGCCTTCCCAGGGGGAGTGGTTTCCATTAGACGGGCCTGCGTCATTCCCCCGTGGCGCCTGGTTGACGCTCGCTTCCGAACTGGATGCGCCCGAAGCCCCCAGCAGGTAACACCATATTGGGTGAGACCTCCGCAGTGAGAAGAGCTTTCACCGCAAAAACAATGGCCAAGGCCAGACCACTGGAGCATCCAATCATACATAAAAATGAAGATAGGGCTCGACCCCCTAGAGGTAAAAACATTTTGAAGAATAGAGCATGAAAAACTCGAACCTAGTCTCATAGAAATAGAACACAGCGAGCAAGAACAAAACTATGGAAATTCGGACCAAATAATTAGACATTCTGACCCAAAAGCATAGCTTTAGCTATTACATTCCCTCGTTTCCAATAGCAAAACTACCTCAATTTTCGGAGAATGCGGTGTTGTATTATTGTAAGTTCTCTCTTCCGAACATTTCCTGAAAGTAGACGGCAAGTTTTATACCTTAATGCGGGCATTATGTTGAATCAGTCAGTCTTTTTCGCCACATCGGGGCTATGGGAATTGAACCCAATTTTTCCACGACCACGCCCCCCATTTCTTTCTCGCCCACCCCCAATCTCGAATAAGAAAGAAAAGTCCAAGCAACTACATCTCCTTC
The nucleotide sequence above comes from Spinacia oleracea mitochondrion, complete genome. Encoded proteins:
- the atp4 gene encoding Atp4; this translates as MRKSSTKMQARKMLFAAILSICASSSKNISIYNEEMIVARCFIGFIIFSRKSLGKTFKVTLDERIQAIQEESQQFPNPNEVVPPESNEQQRLLRVSLKICGTVVESLPMARCAPKCEKTVQALLCRNLNVKSATLPNATSSRRTRLQDDLVTGFHFSVSERFVPGSTLKASIVELIREGLSVLRMVRVGGSLKNKEDK
- the nad4L gene encoding NADH dehydrogenase subunit 4L, giving the protein MIIFISGIRGILLNRRNILIMSMSIESMLLAVNSNFLVFSVSSDDMMGQSFALLVPTVAAAESAIGLAIFVITFRVRGTIAVESINSIQG